From Apium graveolens cultivar Ventura chromosome 9, ASM990537v1, whole genome shotgun sequence, the proteins below share one genomic window:
- the LOC141686851 gene encoding dehydrogenase FPY6-like isoform X2 encodes MGDEPPKIAIIGAGIFVRSQYIPRLSEISDLVVVKAIWSRSEESAKEAVKLADKYFPDVESKWGDAGLDDIIKDSSIIGVAVVLAGQTQVEMSLKLLKAGKHVLQEKPAAVSVKEAESALACYNSINTEVAGQPIWAVAENYRFEPAFVESKKLMAEIGDMMSIQVIIEGSMNSSNPYFSSIWRRNFNGGFVLDMGVHFIAGLRMLVGCEITSVSATTSHVDMSLPPPDSISSLFQLENGCSGVFVMVVSSRSPKVLWRIVGLNGTLQVERGNKDGKHGYLVSVYTTDGQSKVSFYPFGGVTGELKTFIHDMSQATLKKESYEAEPRSSFIEGARDIAILEAMLESGIKQGAAIEVKRI; translated from the exons ATGGGTGATGAGCCACCTAAAATTGCCATAATTGGCGCTGGAATTTTTGTTAGATCACAATACATTCCCAGATTATCTGAGATCTCTGATCTTGTTGTTGTTAAAGCCATCTGGAGCCGGTCCGAG GAATCTGCCAAAGAGGCAGTTAAATTGGCAGATAAATATTTTCCGGATGTTGAATCGAAGTGGGGTGATGCAGGACTTGATGATATTATTAAGGATTCTTCCATTATTGGTGTTGCAGTTGTTCTTGCTGGACAAACTCAG GTGGAGATGTCATTGAAGCTGCTCAAGGCAGGGAAACATGTTCTTCAAG AGAAGCCAGCTGCAGTTT CTGTGAAAGAAGCAGAAAGTGCACTTGCATGCTATAATTCTATAAACACTGAAGTTGCTGGCCAGCCAATATGGGCTGTTGCAGAAAATTATCGGTTTGAACCTGCTTTTGTCGAG AGCAAAAAGTTAATGGCTGAAATTGGAGACATGATGAGCATCCAAGTTATTATCGAAGGCTCAATGAACAGTTCAAATCCTTACTTCTCAAGCATCTGGAGACGCAACTTTAAT GGGGGTTTTGTCTTAGATATGGGTGTTCATTTTATTGCAGGCTTGAGAATG CTTGTAGGATGTGAGATAACCTCGGTGTCAGCTACAACATCTCATGTAGATATGAGTCTCCCTCCACCAGATAGCATATCCTCTTTGTT TCAATTGGAGAACGGATGTTCCGGAGTTTTTGTTATGGTTGTATCTTCAAGATCACCCAAG GTTCTGTGGAGGATTGTTGGCTTAAATGGAACTCTGCAAGTTGAGCGCGGAAATAAAGATGGAAAACATGGATATCTG GTGTCCGTTTATACTACTGATGGTCAAAGCAAGGTCTCATTCTACCCTTTCGGTGGAGTGACCGGAGAGTTGAAGACATTTATTCATGACATGTCTCAGGCCACCCTTAAG AAAGAAAGTTACGAAGCTGAACCACGTAGCTCATTCATCGAAGGTGCAAGGGATATTGCTATTCTCGAGGCAATGCTAGAGTCAGGAATTAAGCAAGGAGCTGCAATTGAAGTGAAACGAATTTAG
- the LOC141686851 gene encoding dehydrogenase FPY6-like isoform X1 produces MGDEPPKIAIIGAGIFVRSQYIPRLSEISDLVVVKAIWSRSEESAKEAVKLADKYFPDVESKWGDAGLDDIIKDSSIIGVAVVLAGQTQVEMSLKLLKAGKHVLQEKPAAVSVKEAESALACYNSINTEVAGQPIWAVAENYRFEPAFVESKKLMAEIGDMMSIQVIIEGSMNSSNPYFSSIWRRNFNGGFVLDMGVHFIAGLRMLVGCEITSVSATTSHVDMSLPPPDSISSLFQLENGCSGVFVMVVSSRSPKVLWRIVGLNGTLQVERGNKDGKHGYLVSVYTTDGQSKVSFYPFGGVTGELKTFIHDMSQATLKFSQVDRQWHDVFRKPIFSISRMAQKKESYEAEPRSSFIEGARDIAILEAMLESGIKQGAAIEVKRI; encoded by the exons ATGGGTGATGAGCCACCTAAAATTGCCATAATTGGCGCTGGAATTTTTGTTAGATCACAATACATTCCCAGATTATCTGAGATCTCTGATCTTGTTGTTGTTAAAGCCATCTGGAGCCGGTCCGAG GAATCTGCCAAAGAGGCAGTTAAATTGGCAGATAAATATTTTCCGGATGTTGAATCGAAGTGGGGTGATGCAGGACTTGATGATATTATTAAGGATTCTTCCATTATTGGTGTTGCAGTTGTTCTTGCTGGACAAACTCAG GTGGAGATGTCATTGAAGCTGCTCAAGGCAGGGAAACATGTTCTTCAAG AGAAGCCAGCTGCAGTTT CTGTGAAAGAAGCAGAAAGTGCACTTGCATGCTATAATTCTATAAACACTGAAGTTGCTGGCCAGCCAATATGGGCTGTTGCAGAAAATTATCGGTTTGAACCTGCTTTTGTCGAG AGCAAAAAGTTAATGGCTGAAATTGGAGACATGATGAGCATCCAAGTTATTATCGAAGGCTCAATGAACAGTTCAAATCCTTACTTCTCAAGCATCTGGAGACGCAACTTTAAT GGGGGTTTTGTCTTAGATATGGGTGTTCATTTTATTGCAGGCTTGAGAATG CTTGTAGGATGTGAGATAACCTCGGTGTCAGCTACAACATCTCATGTAGATATGAGTCTCCCTCCACCAGATAGCATATCCTCTTTGTT TCAATTGGAGAACGGATGTTCCGGAGTTTTTGTTATGGTTGTATCTTCAAGATCACCCAAG GTTCTGTGGAGGATTGTTGGCTTAAATGGAACTCTGCAAGTTGAGCGCGGAAATAAAGATGGAAAACATGGATATCTG GTGTCCGTTTATACTACTGATGGTCAAAGCAAGGTCTCATTCTACCCTTTCGGTGGAGTGACCGGAGAGTTGAAGACATTTATTCATGACATGTCTCAGGCCACCCTTAAG TTCAGCCAGGTTGACAGGCAGTGGCATGATGTCTTCCGAAAGCCGATCTTCAGCATCTCTAGAATGGCCCAGAAG AAAGAAAGTTACGAAGCTGAACCACGTAGCTCATTCATCGAAGGTGCAAGGGATATTGCTATTCTCGAGGCAATGCTAGAGTCAGGAATTAAGCAAGGAGCTGCAATTGAAGTGAAACGAATTTAG
- the LOC141684692 gene encoding UPF0481 protein At3g47200-like, whose protein sequence is MEKLVHDDWVVKVNDEIDQMKHSSMQEIEQQWKKRSIYRLPFSITELNRRAYKPQVVSFGPFHHGQPHLQPMESHKHRAFLIFLKRSNKPVEHFIESLAPLVQDLQKSYDFLDIQEDSDSFLKLMILDGCFMLEILRMSASTDGFYQHHTWNATSSANLYDDDDSFIADYAPNDPIFSNHGKLYIMPYIKRDMLMLENQLPMLLLQNLLAIQNDRPMHEEFLNYHMVKFYSPDIPVPNLGGCLHLLDVYRKSLLFDHYPHKFRRPRPYNFNEEIIRSAMELHEAGIRFKTSKTTSLKDISFHSGVLRLPRIVVDDTTEAMFLNLIAFERFHVGAGNEVTAYVFFMDNIIDNAKDVNLLHLQGIIQNAIGSDKAVAKLFNSLSKDITLDPDSSLDIVHKSVHHYCRKPWNEWRANLIHTYFRSPWAILSVFAAFLLFALTIIQTIYTVVPYYDQDPPPPPPPPPHF, encoded by the exons ATGGAAAAGTTAGTGCACGATGATTGGGTGGTAAAAGTAAATgatgaaattgatcaaatgaaacATAGTTCGATGCAAGAGATCGAGCAGCAGTGGAAGAAACGGTCCATATATCGACTACCATTCTCCATCACAGAGCTAAACAGGCGTGCATACAAGCCTCAGGTGGTCTCCTTCGGGCCTTTTCATCATGGTCAACCACATTTACAGCCAATGGAGTCGCACAAGCACCGCGCTTTCCTCATATTTCTGAAAAGATCAAATAAGCCTGTGGAACACTTCATCGAGTCTTTAGCCCCTTTGGTGCAGGATTTACAGAAATCTTATGATTTCCTTGACATACAAGAAGACAGTGACTCATTTTTGAAGTTAATGATTCTTGATGGCTGTTTTATGCTTGAAATTCTGCGCATGTCAGCCAGTACTGATGGTTTTTATCAACATCACACCTGGAATGCCACCAGCTCTGCTAATTTGTACGATGACGATGATAGCTTTATTGCCGATTATGCTCCTAATGATCCGATTTTCAGCAATCACGGAAAGCTATATATCATGCCATACATCAAGCGCGACATGCTTATGCTAGAAAATCAGTTGCCCATGCTGCTGCTTCAAAACCTGCTGGCTATTCAAAATGACAGACCTATg CATGAGGAGTTTCTGAACTACCATATGGTCAAGTTTTACTCTCCAGACATACCAGTCCCCAACCTTGGGGGGTGCCTGCATTTACTGGATGTGTACAGGAAGAGCCTACTTTTTGATCACTACCCTCATAAATTTCGTCGTCCCAGGCCTTATAACTTTAACGAAGAGATTATACGTTCTGCAATGGAGCTTCACGAAGCAGGAATCAGATTTAAAACAAGTAAAACAACTAGCCTCAAAGACATCTCATTCCACAGTGGGGTTCTAAGACTCCCACGCATCGTGGTGGATGACACAACAGAAGCAATGTTTCTCAACCTCATTGCTTTCGAAAGATTCCATGTTGGCGCAGGAAACGAGGTGACAGCATATGTTTTCTTTATGGACAACATTATTGACAATGCAAAGGATGTTAATCTTTTGCACTTGCAAGGTATTATTCAAAATGCCATTGGAAGTGATAAAGCTGTGGCCAAACTATTCAACTCACTTTCTAAGGATATAACCCTTGATCCAGATAGTAGTTTAGACATCGTGCACAAGAGTGTTCACCATTACTGCAGGAAACCTTGGAACGAATGGCGCGCAAATCTTATACATACTTACTTTAGGAGTCCATGGGCTATACTGTCTGTTTTTGCAGCGTTCTTACTATTCGCTCTCACAATAATTCAGACTATTTACACTGTCGTGCCATACTATGATCAAGATCCTCCGCCCCCTCCTCCCCCACCACCACATTTCTGA
- the LOC141685724 gene encoding uncharacterized protein LOC141685724, whose product MDFVTHLPRTFKKNDVIWVMVDRLTKSAHFLPIRETTPVHELAEIFQRDIVRLHGVPVSIVSDRDTRFTLRFWKGTTSDHSPILLIPQVTPIAHIQYRFKFENAWMTEPLCEVIVREGWQSIDETDILQKIKSYSQSLSLWGKEITGNFSGRIRECKAILKQYRGGRDDNSKEKFKAAKTELTKIFSQREIFWRQRSKQMWLQAGDQNSKYFHSFASNRRRNNQIDKLKNEDGQWLEWESGLAELISNHFSTLFTATEVDWQEVVNFIPSTITSTQNYSLLHAITVEEVKCALFQMNPDKAPGPDGMTPGFYQKYWHIVGDDVVKLVQNFFSSGRLMEELNNTNIVLIPKKKCPIVVGYLRPISLCNVLVKIVTKVIANRLKGVLDKVISENQSAFLSGRLISDNVMIAYEVMHMLKRKRRGRDSYMALKLDMSKAYDRIEWSYLNVVLSKMGFDSWWVHLIMQCVKTVSYSIVHSRREIGPISPSRGLRQGDPLSPYLFILCAEGLSAMLHQYERRKLIQGVKVCKQAPSITHMLFADDSYLYCKAGESEAHTMMEILRKFELASGQKVNKLKSSVFFSTNTGLEKKNQICDIIQMGEADENCSYLGLPNMMKRSKSATLGFLKDQVRRKASIWDGKIISKGGKEVLVKSVIQALPTYAMSVFLLPSDITKDFERSISRFWWNSKNNDSRSIHWMSYQRLSRHKACGGMGFRDFRDFNIAMLGKQGWRFITNPNSLVSRIYKARYFAECNFLEARIGNNPSFIWRSIWEAKHVISAGMRWKIGSGNSVNIVGQPWLLDDGNPFITSNVQGLENYKVSALMAMDSRGWDEEILRDMFNVRDQQCIKQIQLVASNNEDVVYWGKEVSGHYTVRSAYRLLQEQKDMWNSVNLTSTWRKTWRIKSPPEMLNFMWRSLSNCLPTMMMLRQKNVDVNSLCQVCRLGDETVDHILCHCEFARQCWSRVLPRMQYDGCTRFFQWWEKVFEDCNNEKRAEVVSVCWSLWKARNDLIWNRKYTRVNVVLANAKQGLLQWILAQKKVVQPHFSHSVEGDGSELWVAPQMDHMKISVDAAIFPEHNAYGVGFVVRNDRGELVQARTKCSTGLDSPYMAEAIAIKEALSWIQDRGWSKIVVESDCLTAVQAVRSKVPMRSPFGDVIQSCRNMLASFNTVSLFFIKRSANMAAHELARLSFSFPDRVFDRMSVPIEVKNVLRRDYSV is encoded by the exons atggattttgtgaCTCATTTGCCGAGGACTTTCAAAAAGAACGATGTCATATGGGTGATGGTTGATAGACTCACTAAGTCCGCTCACTTCTTGCCTATTAGAGAGACTACTCCTGTTCACGAGTTGGCAGAGATTTTTCAACGAGATATTGTTAGACTTCATGGTGTGCCTGTGTCGATAGTTTCTGATAGGGATACGAGATTTACATTGCGGTTTTGGAAAG GCACTACTAGCGATCACAGTCCCATATTGCTTATTCCACAGGTGACCCCAATTGCACATATTCAGTATCGCTTCAAATTTGAGAACGCATGGATGACAGAGCCTTTATGTGAAGTTATTGTCCGGGAAGGTTGGCAAAGTATTGATGAAACAGATATTTTGCAAAAAATCAAATCCTATAGTCAAAGCTTATCTCTTTGGGGGAAGGAAATTACAGGGAACTTTAGTGGAAGAATCAGGGAGTGCAAGGCTATTTTGAAGCAGTATAGAGGGGGCCGGGATGATAACTCTAAGGAAAAGTTCAAAGCAGCCAAAACAGAGTTAACAAAAATCTTTAGCCAAAGGGAGATTTTTTGGCGCCAGAGATCGAAACAAATGTGGTTGCAGGCAGGAGATCAAAACAGCAAGTATTTCCACTCTTTTGCGTCGAACAGGAGGAGAAATAATCAAATCGACAAACTTAAGAACGAGGATGGTCAATGGCTGGAATGGGAGAGTGGTCTTGCAGAGCTAATATCAAACCATTTCTCTACATTGTTCACAGCCACAGAGGTTGATTGGCAGGAGGTGGTGAACTTCATCCCCAGCACAATTACGAGTACTCAGAACTATTCTCTTTTACATGCGATAACAGTAGAGGAGGTCAAGTGTGCGCTCTTCCAAATGAACCCAGACAAGGCACCAGGCCCTGATGGAATGACTCCtggtttttatcagaaatattgGCATATCGTTGGGGATGACGTGGTAAAACTAGTTCAGAATTTTTTTAGCAGTGGCAGGCTTATGGAGGAGCTGAATAATACTAATATTGTCCTAATCCCAAAGAAAAAATGTCCGATAGTGGTTGGTTACCTAAGGCCTATTTCACTATGTAATGTTTTAGTGAAAATAGTGACGAAGGTGATTGCAAACCGTCTTAAAGGGGTGCTGGACAAGGTAATTTCAGAGAATCAGAGTGCTTTCCTGTCGGGTCGCCTAATATCTGATAACGTGATGATTGCTTATGAAGTGATGCACATGCTAAAGAGGAAACGTCGGGGGAGAGATTCTTATATGGCGTTAAAGCTGGACATGAGCAAGGCTTACGATCGAATTGAATGGAGCTACCTCAATGTCGTTCTTTCTAAGATGGGTTTCGACAGTTGGTGGGTTCACTTAATTATGCAGTGTGTCAAAACAGTCTCTTACAGCATAGTTCATTCTCGTAGAGAAATTGGACCTATTTCGCCAAGTCGTGGGCTACGTCAAGGTGATCCCCTATCTCCATACTTGTTTATTCTATGTGCAGAAGGGCTATCAGCAATGCTCCACCAGTATGAAAGGCGGAAGTTAATTCAGGGTGTGAAAGTTTGTAAGCAGGCTCCAAGTATTACTCACATGTTATTCGCAGACGACTCGTATTTATATTGCAAGGCTGGTGAGTCTGAGGCCCATACTATGATGGAGATTCTCAGAAAGTTTGAGTTGGCTTCAGGCCAGAAAGTTAATAAATTAAAATCCTCAGTCTTCTTTAGCACAAATACGGGGCTGGAAAAGAAAAATCAGATATGTGACATCATTCAAATGGGGGAAGCAGATGAGAACTGCTCTTATTTGGGTTTGCCAAACATGATGAAACGTAGCAAATCGGCAACTCTGGGTTTCTTGAAAGATCAAGTGAGAAGAAAAGCTTCAATCTGGGATGGGAAAATTATTTCTAAGGGAGGCAAAGAAGTCCTAGTAAAATCAGTAATCCAAGCCTTGCCAACCTATGCAATGAGTGTTTTTTTACTCCCGTCAGATATTACAAAGGATTTTGAAAGAAGCATCTCAAGGTTTTGGTGGAACTCGAAGAATAATGATAGCAGGAGTATTCACTGGATGAGCTATCAACGTTTAAGCCGTCACAAAGCGTGTGGAGGGATGGgatttagagattttagagacTTCAACATTGCTATGCTTGGTAAGCAGGGATGGCGGTTTATTACTAATCCCAATAGTCTGGTGAGCAGAATTTATAAGGCACGGTACTTCGCGGAGTGTAACTTTCTGGAAGCAAGAATTGGAAATAATCCGAGCTTTATTTGGCGTAGTATATGGGAAGCTAAACATGTGATCTCTGCTGGAATGAGATGGAAAATAGGCTCTGGAAATTCAGTGAACATAGTGGGGCAACCGTGGTTGTTAGATGATGGAAACCCCTTCATCACGTCAAATGTGCAGGGCCTGGAGAATTACAAAGTTAGCGCGCTAATGGCAATGGACTCCAGAGGATGGGATGAGGAGATATTAAGAGATATGTTTAATGTTAGAGACCAACAATGTATTAAGCAGATTCAGTTAGTCGCATCTAATAACGAAGATGTTGTTTACTGGGGAAAAGAGGTCTCAGGGCATTATACTGTCCGCAGTGCTTACAGGCTTCTCCAGGAGCAAAAAGACATGTGGAACTCTGTAAACCTGACTTCTACTTGGAGGAAGACTTGGAGGATTAAATCCCCACCAGAAATGCTAAATTTCATGTGGAGATCTCTCTCAAACTGTTTACCCACGATGATGATGCTACGACAGAAGAATGTAGATGTAAACTCATTGTGCCAGGTCTGTAGATTGGGGGATGAAACAGTGGACCATATTCTGTGTCACTGCGAATTTGCACGTCAGTGTTGGAGTCGAGTTTTACCTCGGATGCAGTATGACGGATGCACCAGGTTTTTCCAGTGGTGGGAAAAGGTTTTCGAGGACTGCAACAATGAGAAAAGAGCAGAAGTCGTTTCTGTATGTTGGTCCCTTTGGAAAGCGAGGAACGATctcatttggaacagaaaatacACTCGGGTGAATGTTGTATTAGCAAACGCCAAGCAGGGTCTTCTGCAATGGATTTTGGCCCAGAAGAAGGTAGTTCAGCCTCATTTTTCTCACTCAGTTGAGGGGGATGGCTCAGAGCTCTGGGTAGCGCCACAGATGGACCATATGAAGATTTCGGTGGATGCAGCAATCTTCCCTGAACATAATGCTTATGGGGTTGGCTTCGTAGTGAGGAATGACAGAGGTGAGCTCGTTCAAGCAAGAACGAAGTGCAGTACAGGTCTCGACTCTCCTTATATGGCGGAAGCTATAGCAATCAAGGAAGCACTCAGTTGGATACAGGACAGAGGTTGGAGTAAGATTGTTGTCGAATCAGATTGCCTTACAGCTGTTCAGGCAGTTAGAAGCAAGGTTCCTATGAGATCTCCTTTTGGGGATGTTATCCAAAGCTGTCGTAACATGCTGGCTTCTTTTAACACAGTGTCGCTGTTTTTCATTAAACGATCTGCTAATATGGCAGCGCACGAGTTAGCGCGTCTGTCTTTTTCTTTCCCAGATCGAGTATTCGATAGGATGTCTGTTCCTATTGAGGTCAAAAATGTTTTGAGAAGGGATTATTCGGTTTAA